In one Pasteuria penetrans genomic region, the following are encoded:
- a CDS encoding M1 family metallopeptidase, which produces MMGKLIRWLPQWGTKTLQICLGFVVGIGIGGGIEYNPYLGNHTYAQGVYGGGELTPCETGPVPVYEIAGTYEPEQRDLKGHMQLHVPANLLEAQGDSVFLRLYPNVFYHWKYENSLRPATPGFLTPHNVKINGQNAAIKLYQDGTILQVHLPQQIRGTTLNIEMDYHLRIPERGVRLSQDGKTAILSEWYPMLAVRDQNGWHLDPYKPESEFYTRAADYHVSLKVPSGYRVISTGRNPEPSENAARISSYRTRDFIAVITSEYQALTSQEDGVRVHLWYQPKYRELAQSLQHTVVSSLCFFSEKFGAYRDEITDELDIVLDSSRTNPGNAGGIEHPGLSTVHTRVKPEGPLSDVKTVLSTNAAHEVAHQWWYGFVGNDQIREAWLDEGLTRFSEALYMKNVEGKENTLDFIRQMVSLADEKGAGKEEAPTGDPSFDKLTKEIMEYDRPAMMMFDLATAVGGMDELLGILKKYHIQYRHKIATGCDFIRFVEYKSGKDLKYIFKKWLYRLPKGCSLENEKQ; this is translated from the coding sequence ATGATGGGGAAATTGATTCGGTGGTTACCCCAATGGGGAACGAAGACGTTGCAGATTTGCTTGGGATTCGTAGTAGGTATTGGTATTGGGGGAGGCATTGAATATAACCCCTATTTAGGGAATCACACCTATGCTCAGGGGGTCTATGGTGGGGGAGAGTTGACTCCTTGTGAGACGGGGCCTGTCCCTGTTTATGAAATTGCTGGTACCTATGAGCCGGAACAACGGGATCTAAAAGGTCACATGCAACTTCATGTACCGGCCAATCTCCTCGAGGCCCAAGGGGATTCTGTTTTTCTACGTCTCTATCCTAATGTATTTTATCATTGGAAGTATGAAAACTCTCTACGACCTGCAACCCCCGGTTTTTTGACCCCCCACAATGTGAAAATCAATGGGCAAAATGCTGCTATAAAATTATATCAGGATGGAACAATCCTGCAAGTCCACTTGCCACAGCAAATAAGGGGAACCACGTTGAATATAGAAATGGATTATCACCTCCGCATCCCTGAACGAGGAGTACGGTTGAGCCAGGATGGGAAAACTGCCATTTTATCTGAATGGTATCCTATGCTAGCTGTCCGTGATCAAAATGGTTGGCACCTGGATCCCTATAAACCTGAGAGTGAATTCTATACCCGAGCAGCCGATTATCATGTTTCCCTCAAGGTTCCCTCCGGATACCGTGTCATTTCCACTGGTAGGAACCCGGAACCTAGTGAAAACGCAGCACGGATCTCATCCTACCGAACGCGCGATTTTATAGCAGTGATTACTTCAGAGTACCAGGCACTTACTAGTCAGGAGGATGGCGTACGCGTCCATCTATGGTATCAACCCAAATATCGGGAATTAGCACAATCATTGCAACATACTGTTGTTTCCAGCTTGTGTTTCTTTAGCGAAAAATTCGGGGCATACCGTGATGAAATAACCGATGAATTGGACATTGTGCTTGACTCGTCGAGGACCAATCCTGGCAACGCTGGGGGTATAGAACATCCGGGATTGAGCACCGTTCACACCCGGGTCAAACCAGAAGGCCCTCTATCCGATGTAAAAACTGTGCTTTCGACGAACGCAGCTCACGAGGTAGCCCACCAGTGGTGGTATGGATTTGTGGGCAATGATCAGATACGGGAGGCATGGCTTGATGAGGGATTAACCAGATTTTCTGAGGCCCTTTACATGAAGAACGTGGAAGGTAAAGAAAATACTCTAGATTTTATACGACAAATGGTCTCCCTCGCCGATGAAAAAGGAGCCGGCAAAGAGGAAGCACCCACCGGGGATCCGTCTTTCGATAAATTAACCAAAGAAATCATGGAATATGACAGACCTGCGATGATGATGTTTGATTTGGCTACTGCAGTGGGGGGTATGGATGAATTATTGGGTATATTAAAAAAATATCACATACAATACCGCCATAAGATTGCAACGGGTTGCGACTTCATTCGATTTGTAGAATACAAATCAGGAAAAGATTTAAAATATATTTTCAAGAAATGGTTATATCGTTTACCCAAGGGTTGTTCATTAGAGAACGAAAAACAGTAG
- the fabD gene encoding ACP S-malonyltransferase translates to MGNWLAWLFPGQGAQCVGMGIEAASVFSEARLIFEEADDILGEPLYQLVREGPAEKLTWTVHAQPAILTASYALAVALLRRLPKPPSWLAGHSLGEYTALVVARSLTFADALRIVRARGAFMDEAVPSGLGSMSAILGLSRNKIIALCEAVSREGYVVEVANYNSPTQIVISGHAAAVAATGERALVEGAKRVVPLPVSGPFHTTLMRESCRRLADFVRGVRVSSAVIPVVSNVTGKPMRGARTIQDYMVRQVASPVLWEQSMRYLLQRGVRCFTEIGPQSILLPLIRRLDKGVTVYPVTDSTTLLQTADALYDPLRKEEMMQRTITQSKNEQKRQAVFDTISGAWKEDRGKEGKKRGGNP, encoded by the coding sequence ATGGGTAATTGGCTTGCCTGGCTTTTCCCAGGGCAGGGTGCACAGTGTGTGGGAATGGGAATAGAGGCTGCTTCTGTTTTTTCTGAGGCGAGACTTATTTTTGAGGAAGCCGATGATATTTTGGGTGAGCCCCTATACCAGTTGGTGAGGGAGGGTCCCGCAGAGAAATTGACATGGACGGTTCATGCGCAGCCGGCGATTTTGACGGCCAGTTACGCATTGGCAGTGGCTTTACTACGACGCCTACCGAAGCCACCATCATGGCTAGCAGGTCATAGTTTAGGGGAATATACGGCGTTAGTTGTGGCCCGGTCCCTCACCTTTGCGGATGCTTTGCGGATTGTTCGCGCGCGGGGTGCTTTTATGGACGAAGCGGTTCCGTCCGGATTGGGATCCATGAGTGCGATTTTGGGGCTGAGTCGCAATAAAATCATTGCTCTTTGTGAAGCCGTGAGTCGTGAGGGCTATGTGGTGGAGGTGGCTAATTACAACAGCCCCACACAGATTGTGATCTCAGGTCATGCAGCGGCAGTGGCCGCAACAGGGGAGCGGGCACTAGTAGAGGGTGCTAAGAGGGTGGTTCCCCTTCCCGTAAGTGGTCCCTTCCATACCACACTGATGCGGGAGTCCTGTCGTCGATTGGCTGATTTTGTGCGTGGTGTGCGTGTAAGCAGTGCCGTAATACCTGTGGTCTCGAACGTTACGGGAAAGCCGATGCGTGGGGCGCGTACGATTCAGGATTATATGGTGCGGCAGGTGGCCTCACCTGTTCTTTGGGAACAAAGTATGCGCTATCTCCTCCAGCGCGGGGTGCGTTGTTTTACGGAAATAGGTCCACAGTCCATTCTTCTACCGTTGATACGACGATTGGATAAGGGAGTGACAGTTTACCCGGTAACAGATTCCACAACACTGCTGCAAACAGCGGACGCGTTGTATGACCCTCTCAGGAAGGAGGAAATGATGCAAAGAACCATCACTCAGAGCAAGAATGAACAGAAGCGTCAGGCCGTTTTCGATACTATCTCGGGGGCGTGGAAGGAGGATAGAGGTAAGGAGGGAAAGAAGAGGGGGGGAAATCCCTAG
- a CDS encoding beta-ketoacyl-ACP synthase III: MRAVGIWGTGSYLPEKVLTNKDLEKCVDTSHEWIVSRTGIHERRVAAPDQASSDLAVPAAQRAMAEAGVEPDEIELVIVSTVTPDMICPATSCLVQHQLGISRAATFDLSAACAGFLYGMATASQFIITGMYRNALVIGVDCLSRITDYTDRSTCVLFGDGAGAAVLGPVEDQYGFLAHTLHGDGSGGHFLQVPAGGSRQPPSLTTVERGLHFLKMDGREVFRFAVRSIGPMIEEALEKASLRQDQVDFLVPHQANIRIIESALHRFGWTEDQVVVNLDRYGNISSASIPVALDELVRSGRLHRGHHVILCGFGAGLTWGASAMRWVDVKRGRVD; this comes from the coding sequence ATGCGAGCGGTTGGGATATGGGGGACAGGTTCTTATCTACCTGAAAAAGTTCTTACGAATAAGGACCTAGAGAAGTGTGTTGATACTTCCCATGAGTGGATTGTTTCTCGTACGGGCATTCATGAGCGGCGTGTGGCTGCACCGGATCAGGCCTCTTCTGATTTAGCGGTGCCGGCAGCCCAGAGAGCAATGGCTGAGGCCGGAGTGGAGCCCGACGAGATTGAGCTGGTCATCGTTTCTACAGTGACGCCCGATATGATTTGTCCAGCGACCTCCTGCCTTGTACAGCATCAGTTGGGGATTTCTAGGGCAGCTACTTTTGATTTGTCTGCTGCATGCGCTGGGTTCCTTTACGGCATGGCTACGGCTTCCCAGTTTATCATTACGGGTATGTATCGGAATGCACTCGTGATCGGTGTCGATTGCTTATCCCGGATTACTGATTACACGGATCGTAGTACTTGTGTATTGTTTGGTGATGGTGCGGGTGCCGCTGTATTGGGTCCTGTAGAGGATCAGTATGGTTTTCTCGCGCATACCCTGCATGGTGATGGATCCGGTGGACATTTTCTTCAAGTTCCCGCGGGTGGTTCTAGGCAACCTCCTTCGTTGACAACGGTGGAGAGGGGCCTGCATTTCCTTAAAATGGATGGTCGTGAGGTCTTTCGTTTTGCCGTGCGTTCCATTGGACCCATGATAGAAGAGGCGTTGGAGAAGGCCTCCCTACGGCAGGATCAGGTTGACTTTCTTGTTCCCCATCAGGCTAATATTCGTATCATCGAATCTGCTTTGCATCGATTTGGTTGGACGGAGGATCAGGTTGTGGTCAATTTGGATCGTTACGGTAATATTTCCTCTGCTTCGATTCCAGTTGCATTGGACGAGCTAGTAAGGAGCGGTCGTTTGCACAGGGGTCATCATGTTATCTTATGTGGGTTTGGTGCTGGTTTGACGTGGGGGGCGAGCGCTATGCGTTGGGTGGATGTGAAGAGGGGGCGGGTAGATTAG
- the plsX gene encoding phosphate acyltransferase PlsX, producing MRLLVDAHGGDRTPEVILSSVERMARELPGVTLLVVGLPDLPTPKIPNVQHIVARSVIENTESPVQAVRGKPESSLVLSCSLLQKGKADVLLSAGNTGALLVAGSRLVGRIRGVSRPALSLWYPSLMADNAPPKLLLDVGANPDARPDHLFQYALLGSFYVSHVTGCRNPRVALLNLGTESNKGPERIRESHRLLAAEPRIRFVGNIEARDAMEDVCDVLVADGMNGNVLLKTTEGVARVAVQRLQRELLGHSTLWSRLAVFSLRNRLRALQEVMNYHQYGGAPLLGLSALIIKVHGSANEQAWTAAFQQASLLAERDVMRGMADVLATAGAVSLGGS from the coding sequence ATGCGTTTGCTTGTAGATGCCCATGGGGGGGATCGGACCCCTGAGGTAATTTTGTCTAGCGTGGAGAGGATGGCTAGAGAGTTGCCAGGGGTTACCCTGTTGGTTGTTGGGTTACCGGATCTTCCTACTCCTAAAATCCCTAACGTGCAGCATATCGTAGCACGTTCTGTTATTGAGAATACGGAGAGCCCTGTTCAAGCTGTGCGCGGTAAGCCGGAGTCCTCTCTGGTTCTATCTTGTTCTCTTTTACAGAAGGGGAAAGCGGATGTTTTGTTGAGTGCCGGTAATACGGGGGCTCTTTTGGTTGCTGGTTCGCGTCTTGTGGGCCGTATCCGAGGGGTATCTCGACCGGCGCTCTCTCTGTGGTATCCCTCTCTTATGGCAGACAATGCTCCCCCGAAGTTGTTGCTTGATGTGGGTGCTAATCCTGATGCCAGACCGGACCATTTGTTCCAGTATGCCCTTCTGGGCAGTTTTTACGTTTCCCATGTCACGGGTTGTAGAAATCCCCGTGTTGCCCTCTTGAATTTGGGTACGGAGTCTAACAAAGGTCCGGAAAGAATTCGTGAATCCCATCGTTTGTTGGCGGCGGAGCCTCGAATCCGTTTTGTGGGCAACATTGAGGCGCGGGACGCAATGGAGGACGTTTGTGACGTATTGGTGGCGGATGGCATGAACGGCAATGTCCTGCTTAAGACTACCGAAGGTGTAGCCCGTGTGGCGGTGCAGCGTTTGCAGAGGGAATTGTTGGGTCACAGTACCCTATGGAGTCGTTTAGCCGTTTTCTCTCTGCGGAATCGTCTGCGTGCCCTACAAGAGGTTATGAATTACCATCAGTACGGTGGAGCTCCCCTGTTAGGGTTATCCGCGCTGATCATCAAGGTTCATGGTTCTGCCAATGAGCAGGCTTGGACAGCGGCTTTTCAGCAGGCTTCTCTTCTGGCTGAGAGGGATGTAATGCGGGGTATGGCCGATGTCCTCGCGACGGCGGGGGCTGTTTCATTGGGTGGGTCGTGA
- the rpmF gene encoding 50S ribosomal protein L32, which produces MAVPKQKLSRSKQRKRRTHWKLSPPALRACPNCGELTPPHRICRGCRVYRGRNYGKQKRAGA; this is translated from the coding sequence ATGGCTGTACCTAAGCAGAAGCTATCACGTAGTAAACAACGCAAGCGCCGTACGCATTGGAAATTGAGCCCACCTGCCTTGCGAGCCTGTCCGAATTGCGGAGAACTGACTCCCCCGCACCGTATTTGTCGCGGATGTAGGGTTTATCGTGGCCGGAATTATGGTAAGCAGAAGAGGGCGGGAGCTTAG
- a CDS encoding YceD family protein, with the protein MRIVLPDGSMSAPQKHQGVVTLDALVDDVLELVSLQPITVRAVGVRCRDRFRVDAKQETVAELSCARCLGTFARPLCSTWSESFPGDEKGVDLTSRVQEALLLELPMIAICHKDCPGLCIACGERVTRCSCSGEEEGPDPRWRDLSSWEGV; encoded by the coding sequence ATGCGGATCGTCCTCCCGGATGGGTCAATGAGTGCCCCACAGAAGCATCAGGGTGTAGTGACGTTGGATGCCCTGGTGGATGATGTCCTAGAATTGGTGTCGCTGCAACCTATTACCGTAAGGGCGGTGGGTGTTCGATGCAGGGACCGCTTTCGTGTGGATGCGAAGCAGGAAACAGTTGCTGAACTTTCCTGTGCACGTTGCCTTGGTACATTTGCAAGGCCACTGTGTTCTACCTGGTCGGAGTCTTTCCCTGGGGATGAGAAGGGGGTTGATTTGACGTCGCGGGTTCAGGAGGCGTTGCTGCTAGAGTTGCCCATGATCGCAATTTGTCACAAGGATTGTCCGGGACTTTGCATCGCATGTGGGGAACGTGTCACGCGTTGTTCGTGTTCAGGGGAGGAGGAGGGACCGGATCCCCGCTGGAGGGATTTATCCTCATGGGAGGGGGTCTGA
- a CDS encoding transposase — translation MSTPRHCTTISRKDNPSSQPLFHVSPLQYSYGDFIASGDPTQLKYIVEEAREIENSPLTPVEQRDRVRKVRESLCALSEEFEREGAPPSRPNDRKQGFEQQQSKEGEDPIAEKWCPKPNNESLKEQKEENNAKKGGSKAQGERAAVIWKRDQKLLRILSTDAIYGSDDITVSKEEREIASHLAKAAKICLGDNDMAVRMHQFITTYPKQSTRMFLSTFIRTPLTNHRVDDIEEEFCTNGLKHAIELGLCFEQWYNHGMMPGNSRNGFTIRERNGLKIRIPQLREAVTTQMIGDSGILGYRDLKLVEGSWIRGISFQSISELLYEARGIEISPSTLKSHIQPLYNRLDSFGNQDLSGYKCFGIMLDASYDHTDIITHKGKRKKKRKRGKPVLTALGIFIDDEGIKLVYLGCKSVDSESTDNYALLVGELVKWGFSTKNVELMLSDRHRSFAGLRDKIFPQAKLHYCGVHLTRNLGKKIPKCLKGPLGSVFLKAAYWVLKGTTKEEVWERFGLLKSAPESTYGSEMKDAIEYLCVNIESHTNVVKFFSNPEIIRVLLNTNRIESMNRLISRWADWKGGFRSTEDQERAAHIAGLRMEKSPFIFPFKEGDLIFDEEISDKEKCFEFRIGRVEKNCRSLMEICIKGWKGDCQELGNILASLAKQTIECCNGILWIRHNQLLL, via the coding sequence ATGAGCACTCCACGTCATTGTACCACAATTTCCCGAAAAGACAACCCGTCAAGCCAGCCCCTTTTTCATGTTTCACCTCTGCAGTACAGCTATGGGGACTTCATAGCCAGCGGGGATCCAACGCAATTGAAATATATTGTTGAAGAGGCAAGAGAAATAGAGAATTCCCCGCTTACTCCTGTTGAACAAAGGGATAGGGTTAGGAAAGTAAGAGAATCCCTCTGCGCGTTGTCAGAGGAATTCGAACGTGAGGGAGCACCCCCCTCCCGGCCCAATGATCGTAAACAGGGTTTTGAACAGCAACAGTCGAAAGAGGGGGAGGACCCTATTGCTGAAAAATGGTGTCCAAAGCCCAACAATGAGTCATTGAAAGAACAAAAGGAGGAAAACAACGCTAAGAAGGGGGGATCCAAAGCCCAGGGGGAGAGAGCAGCGGTAATCTGGAAGAGAGACCAAAAGCTCTTAAGGATATTATCTACAGATGCAATCTACGGATCAGACGACATAACAGTGTCTAAGGAGGAACGTGAGATAGCTTCCCACCTGGCAAAAGCCGCTAAAATTTGTTTAGGGGATAACGACATGGCTGTTCGAATGCACCAGTTTATTACTACATATCCCAAACAATCAACAAGGATGTTTCTCTCTACGTTCATCAGAACCCCACTAACGAATCATAGGGTGGATGATATTGAAGAGGAGTTTTGTACAAACGGTTTAAAGCACGCTATAGAGCTAGGTTTGTGCTTTGAGCAATGGTATAACCATGGAATGATGCCCGGAAACTCTCGTAATGGGTTCACCATTCGTGAACGAAACGGGTTGAAAATACGCATTCCTCAATTGCGTGAGGCCGTTACCACTCAAATGATTGGCGATTCGGGTATTTTGGGATATCGTGATCTCAAATTAGTGGAAGGTTCTTGGATAAGAGGCATATCATTTCAGAGTATATCCGAACTCTTGTATGAGGCAAGGGGTATCGAGATCTCGCCATCCACTCTAAAATCCCATATCCAACCTCTTTATAACAGGCTAGATTCTTTTGGTAACCAGGATTTGAGCGGTTATAAATGTTTTGGCATCATGTTGGATGCCTCCTATGATCACACTGACATCATCACCCATAAGGGTAAGAGGAAAAAGAAGCGTAAACGGGGAAAACCCGTACTTACAGCCCTCGGGATCTTCATAGATGACGAGGGCATCAAGCTGGTATATTTGGGTTGTAAGAGCGTGGACAGTGAATCTACCGACAATTATGCCCTGCTTGTTGGGGAACTGGTGAAGTGGGGTTTCTCTACAAAGAATGTGGAGTTAATGTTGAGCGACCGTCATCGGTCGTTCGCCGGTTTACGAGATAAGATATTTCCGCAAGCCAAGCTGCATTACTGCGGTGTCCACCTCACTCGTAACCTAGGAAAAAAGATCCCGAAATGTTTGAAAGGACCATTGGGATCGGTGTTTTTGAAGGCAGCTTACTGGGTCTTAAAAGGCACCACCAAGGAAGAGGTTTGGGAAAGATTTGGGCTTCTCAAGTCCGCCCCCGAGTCCACCTACGGTAGTGAAATGAAAGACGCTATAGAATACTTATGTGTAAATATAGAATCACATACGAATGTTGTCAAGTTTTTTAGTAATCCAGAAATTATTAGGGTTTTATTGAATACTAATAGGATTGAGAGTATGAATAGGCTCATAAGCCGCTGGGCTGATTGGAAAGGTGGATTTCGCAGCACAGAGGACCAAGAGAGAGCAGCCCACATAGCTGGACTGAGGATGGAAAAATCCCCCTTTATTTTCCCATTCAAGGAAGGGGATCTAATCTTTGATGAAGAAATTTCTGATAAGGAAAAATGTTTTGAGTTTAGAATAGGGCGTGTCGAGAAAAACTGTCGGAGTCTTATGGAGATATGTATAAAGGGATGGAAAGGAGATTGCCAAGAATTGGGGAACATCCTTGCCTCGTTGGCAAAACAAACTATTGAATGTTGCAATGGGATATTATGGATACGGCATAATCAGCTTTTGTTATAG
- a CDS encoding CAP domain-containing protein produces MNSIQNKKNAKILALIMSLSLATPITVILPARASQPLSKGLSTPTVSKGSTVGISGGNEDSSYKNIQNYSINSNQKNEVNKWNTEPANARELYSYGEHMAESQKSENTREGFTGISRENRNSSSKDTQNYFIDPNQQNRGNEGVVKPANTGELYSSREFTKEREEVQRFTDRIVRISKENGNNLPESEKNLSKIDTELSKLSDVIFGNELKSYPENTGEEYTERTRITEIKEKFKDRIRKIYINNPSELQNQLTVRKEVSKVLSECKRIQQGNAHETNQEGTNEKGATNPQKEENASDQQKSGESTATGNTKSVEIAKGAAKNINDYRIKNGLPKLEIITEGPGQEKAGSMAKARNMSHDVGGSGGDILRKNGKSSNPWGENIAQGQNSADALANTWINSPPHRKNILNPSFKKLYIGGNGGYYANIFSG; encoded by the coding sequence ATGAATTCAATCCAGAACAAGAAAAATGCCAAAATCCTAGCTCTCATTATGAGTCTTTCTCTAGCAACCCCTATTACTGTTATTCTACCCGCTAGGGCCTCACAACCATTATCTAAAGGCTTATCAACACCTACGGTCAGTAAAGGGAGTACTGTTGGAATATCAGGAGGAAACGAAGATAGTTCATATAAAAATATACAAAATTATAGTATAAATTCAAACCAGAAAAACGAAGTGAATAAATGGAATACAGAACCTGCTAACGCTAGGGAACTGTACTCCTATGGAGAACACATGGCAGAAAGTCAAAAATCAGAAAACACCAGGGAAGGTTTTACTGGGATATCAAGGGAAAACAGAAACAGTTCATCTAAAGATACACAAAATTACTTTATAGACCCAAATCAGCAAAACAGAGGAAATGAGGGGGTTGTGAAGCCCGCTAATACTGGAGAGTTATATTCCAGTAGGGAATTCACAAAAGAAAGGGAGGAAGTACAAAGGTTCACGGATCGTATTGTTAGAATATCGAAGGAAAATGGAAATAATTTACCCGAATCAGAAAAAAATTTATCAAAAATAGATACAGAATTAAGTAAATTATCTGATGTAATATTTGGTAATGAATTGAAAAGTTATCCAGAAAACACTGGGGAGGAATACACGGAAAGAACACGTATAACAGAAATAAAGGAAAAATTTAAAGATAGAATAAGGAAAATTTATATAAACAATCCATCGGAACTGCAGAATCAACTTACAGTAAGGAAGGAAGTTAGCAAGGTCCTATCCGAATGTAAACGAATTCAACAGGGCAATGCACACGAGACGAACCAAGAAGGCACGAATGAAAAGGGGGCAACCAACCCACAAAAGGAAGAAAATGCATCTGACCAGCAGAAATCGGGGGAGAGTACTGCGACAGGGAACACTAAGTCGGTAGAAATTGCCAAGGGGGCAGCTAAAAATATCAACGATTATCGCATAAAGAATGGACTCCCCAAACTTGAAATTATTACGGAAGGTCCTGGACAAGAGAAGGCAGGTTCTATGGCAAAAGCAAGGAACATGAGCCACGATGTGGGAGGATCAGGTGGGGACATCCTAAGAAAAAATGGTAAATCCTCTAATCCATGGGGAGAAAATATAGCCCAAGGACAAAATTCTGCTGATGCCCTAGCCAATACGTGGATCAACAGCCCCCCTCACAGGAAAAATATATTGAATCCATCCTTTAAAAAATTATATATAGGGGGTAACGGTGGATATTATGCCAATATATTCTCAGGTTAA
- a CDS encoding transposase, whose product MIKGRKYEELMDYQRQNHHLYELDPAVIAMDRAPIYTKFALSEFPNALIVLDRFHIIKNIRDLTLHPPLRVTLRDKRFAPTIKELLLDLLWKNYREELSDQERNILNELLSCSEKLKNKYEYITYLLAFYKKKEKFFPHDFFVFRWHLSCHLHWKWVDCMYKELEKRVRKGRPEEKTQRVTS is encoded by the coding sequence GTGATAAAAGGCCGAAAATATGAGGAACTTATGGACTACCAGAGGCAAAATCACCACCTATATGAACTTGATCCAGCGGTTATTGCCATGGACCGAGCCCCTATCTATACTAAGTTTGCTCTATCGGAATTCCCCAACGCGCTTATTGTGTTGGATCGCTTTCACATCATCAAGAATATAAGGGATCTTACCTTACACCCTCCTCTGAGAGTCACTCTTAGGGATAAGCGATTTGCCCCCACCATAAAGGAATTGTTACTTGACCTACTATGGAAAAATTATCGGGAAGAACTTTCCGATCAAGAGAGGAATATTCTTAATGAATTACTTAGTTGTTCGGAAAAATTAAAGAATAAGTATGAATATATTACATATTTGTTAGCATTTTACAAGAAAAAAGAGAAATTCTTCCCCCATGATTTCTTTGTTTTCCGCTGGCATTTGTCTTGTCATCTGCACTGGAAATGGGTGGACTGTATGTATAAGGAACTCGAAAAAAGGGTTCGTAAAGGACGCCCTGAAGAAAAAACACAGAGGGTTACTTCCTGA
- a CDS encoding transposase: protein MKAARKKFSLEFKQKAVDQVKSEQHIAQVSRQCDVAISTISRWVKEERQESFATGEKSVDPPYQPTKLMNGK, encoded by the coding sequence ATGAAAGCAGCTCGAAAAAAGTTCTCGTTAGAATTCAAGCAAAAGGCGGTTGATCAGGTCAAAAGTGAACAACATATTGCCCAAGTGTCCAGACAATGCGACGTTGCTATCAGTACAATCAGTAGGTGGGTTAAAGAGGAAAGACAGGAATCCTTCGCTACCGGGGAAAAAAGCGTCGATCCTCCCTACCAGCCAACAAAGCTTATGAACGGAAAATAA
- a CDS encoding integrase core domain-containing protein, producing MTASNQLWEMDIQYKRLADHTMVQVFSIIDVFDRSIVFSDSYLSCKSRNVVKGVQMALNKYVGKGENKPVIRTDNGSQFISHEFYGFVGAEEIHHERIPNKSPNHNAHIESYHSIVKSDLYDRFEFRNFEEFHKEHVAFVRHYNEEYCHGSLGYLTPHEYRKIIKDPRNQGLIRTVKVI from the coding sequence ATAACGGCTTCCAACCAACTCTGGGAGATGGATATTCAGTATAAACGACTTGCGGATCATACCATGGTTCAAGTTTTTAGCATCATAGATGTTTTTGACAGAAGTATTGTCTTCTCTGATAGCTATCTGTCCTGTAAATCAAGGAATGTAGTGAAAGGGGTTCAGATGGCTCTAAACAAATATGTTGGAAAAGGGGAGAACAAGCCTGTAATACGAACAGATAATGGTTCCCAATTCATTAGTCATGAATTCTATGGTTTCGTTGGGGCGGAAGAAATCCATCATGAACGAATACCTAATAAATCACCCAACCATAATGCGCATATTGAATCCTACCATAGTATTGTAAAAAGTGATCTCTATGACAGGTTTGAGTTTCGCAATTTTGAGGAATTCCATAAGGAACATGTTGCGTTCGTAAGGCATTACAACGAGGAGTACTGTCATGGAAGCTTGGGGTATTTGACACCACACGAATACAGGAAAATCATAAAGGACCCCCGAAACCAGGGTCTAATCAGGACTGTTAAGGTTATATAA
- a CDS encoding transposase: MEGSLHPDTAFAKEYIETWVPHDGMRLCADGGYYSHEISELAQSKGISLCFTNMTGRRGNPDKLRASTFVRDKRTKEITRCVANKEPENSQYKPGRKPGSGTSVAYFNGEDCKKCPFADQCIGKLNKTGGRTIRLTDRTYSAAEQRDQLEETKYREAGNSRAAIEGVCSALKNAYGARRLKVRGERRARLTMFAKCVAYNTSQVSEYIVKFIRIRRREAIS; this comes from the coding sequence ATGGAAGGTTCCCTTCATCCAGATACGGCCTTTGCGAAGGAGTACATAGAAACATGGGTTCCCCATGATGGAATGCGGTTGTGTGCCGATGGGGGGTACTACAGCCATGAGATAAGCGAACTTGCCCAATCAAAGGGTATTTCGCTATGCTTCACCAATATGACGGGCCGAAGGGGGAACCCCGATAAATTGAGGGCAAGCACGTTTGTGCGAGACAAAAGAACAAAGGAAATTACACGGTGCGTGGCAAACAAGGAACCCGAGAACAGCCAGTACAAACCAGGGAGAAAACCAGGGAGCGGGACCAGTGTGGCTTATTTCAACGGGGAGGATTGCAAGAAGTGCCCCTTTGCGGATCAGTGCATTGGCAAACTCAACAAAACAGGGGGAAGAACCATAAGATTAACCGACCGAACGTACTCGGCGGCGGAGCAAAGAGATCAATTGGAGGAGACAAAATATAGGGAAGCAGGGAACAGTCGTGCGGCCATTGAGGGCGTTTGCTCCGCACTAAAAAATGCTTACGGAGCTCGCCGACTTAAGGTGCGTGGTGAACGAAGAGCTAGGTTGACAATGTTCGCAAAGTGTGTAGCGTATAACACATCTCAAGTCTCCGAATATATAGTAAAATTTATAAGAATAAGAAGGAGAGAAGCCATATCGTGA